In Mobula birostris isolate sMobBir1 chromosome 2, sMobBir1.hap1, whole genome shotgun sequence, the genomic stretch gtatGGGCagggggagtgagtggagggagaGACAGGGAAGAGGTTCACTCAGCCCTCATCTTTGTCTGGTCTGGGGGATCCTGCTGTGCGGGTAGAGACGGAAGGAGAGGCAAGGCAAGTCAAGTCCGGGGGGCGGGCGTCGAGTGCTGACCGTCTCCTGTTCCGACAGCTGGTTCCGCAGAGGCCGAGGTCCCTAAATCCGGAGTGTCCCTCGCCCCAGGAGAACTTCCTGCGGAACATTTCTGACCCGGACGAGTTCGTGCCGCCGGTCCCCCCTCCTCCCTACTACCCGCCGGAGTATACCTGCAGCTCGGAGACCGACGCGCAGAGGTAGGCTCCCTCGGCAGCTTCTTCCGGACGGGGCGGAGATCGTCCCCACCATCCCATCACGCACctcaccccccctctccctcctcttgcAGTATCACCTACAACGGCTCGATGGGGAGTCCGGTGCCCCTCTACCCCAGCGACTTCCCTCCTCCCTATGAGACGGTGATCAGACACGGAACAACCAGCCAGGTAGGTGGAAGGGGTGAGGAGGGGTAAGAGTTCTGGGGGAGGGTCCAACATTGTATCAGGCAGACTGCTGActgcccctttctctctctcccctctcattctccctcccttCCATCTTCCCTACAACATTCTCCCCTTCCGGcactcttcctccccttcccctaccccctcacctctccaccctcaccacctccccctctcaccccacTTCTCTCACTCTCCTACTGTTCGTccacctcctctccccatcccacccctccctcattccccccacccccacagacgACGGACTTTGATCACCAACTCACTGAGATCTCCAACTCCAGTTTCTGTGAGCAAATTCTCTCCACAGCTTTCAGCGGAGAAGGTAACCCGACCCCCCACCCCTCTGACCTGAACGCCCCCAACTTTGCTGCACCCCTTCCCCTCATCGGGTCGCGGGGCCTCCCACCACCGGCCCTAACCACCCTCTTCTTacaccccacccccgccccaGGTTCCATAGACAGCGGTTCCCTTATGATGTCCGAGATCATCGACATCCCAGACGACAGCAGCTGCTCCGAGGACTCGTGCCTAATGGGAGTGGGAGGGTTGCGGCCGGCACCTGGGATGGGGACTAATCCATGCCCGGTCAGCGCCAGCCCCTGCGGCCGCAGCCGGCGTTCCTTCTCCTGCAGCACCCCGCAGCACCACAGCCCCGGGCTCGGGCCTCCTTCCGACCAGGACGGGCTCACCCGTAGCTGCCTGAGGCTGGAGACGGCCGGCTCCCCGGCTCCAAACGAGGACAGGCTGCGAGAGCGGCCGGACGCCCACGGGCTGGGAGTGGCCGATGCCAGCCCCGCCGCCCGGCGCCGCAGGCACAGTGAACAGTCCCGGCCGCCCACTCCAGCCGCCAGTCTGCAGTCGACGCGAGTCACCAGGTCCAACAGCGACCCCGGAATCTTCGTGCCGGGGGATGCGGGTAAGTGATGAAGAAGGGGAGGGGCAGAGGGCGGGGCTGGCCGGTGGGTAGGGAAGGGGCGGGACCGGGTAGGAGAGGCCGAATGACCGGAGAccggagaaagggggaggggcaggAGCAGGAGGCGGGGCTGGGAACAAGttttggaggggggaggggggagggggaggggggagggggaaaggggaggaggagagggggaagggggaggaggagagggggaagggggaggaggagagggagaagggggaggaggagagggggaagggggaggaggagagggggaagggggaggaggaggggaggagaggggggaagggggaaggggaaggggaagggggaaggggaagggggagggggaaggggaggggggaggggggaggggggaagggggggagggggaaggggggagggggagggggaagggggaaggggggagggggaagggggaaggggggagggggaaggggggaggggggagggggagggggaggggggaggggggagggggaaggggggaggggggaggggggaggggggagggggaaggggggaggggggagggggaaggggggaggggggaggggaagggggagggggaagggggaggggaaggggaaggggaggggggaaggggagggggaggggggaaggggagggggagggggaaggggaggggaagggggaaggggaaggggggagggggagggggaaggggaaggggggagggggaggggggaggggggaggggggagggggagggggatggggaggggggaaggggagggggaaggggagggggagggggaaggggaaggggaggggggaaggggaaggggaggggggagggggagggggaaggggaggggggagggggagggggaagggggaagggggaaggggagggggaaaggggaggggagagagggggaagggggaagggggaggggggaggggggagggaggaggggagggggaggaggggaggaggggagggggggagggaaggaggggagggggaggaggggaggaggggaggggggaggagagggggaggggaggagggaggagggggaggggaggagggaggagggggaggggaggaggggaggggaggggaggggaggggaggggaggggaggggaggggaggggaggggagaggggaggggaggggtagaggagcgGAAAGAAAggggcaaggcaaggcaagtggTGGGGCTGGAGGGTAGGTTAGCTGGGTTGGGACGAGATAGGGGGGCGCAATTGGAAGGTCGGGGTTAGGCAGGGCAGGGACGGTGGGGTGAGGGGAGTCAGAGAACGGGTTTgaagggaggggtggggttgggtCGAGGACTGTTTGAAAAGTGCGGGTCCAGATGAagggtggggttgaggaggggccAGGATGGAGTCGGGGTGGGACATAGTAGGGGCGGAGCAAACGAGGGAGTGGGGCGTGACCAGGATGGGCGCAGGTGATTTTCGCGCAGCGGGCATTCCGGAGCTGGGGACAGGACTTGAGGAGGAGTTACGGGACGAGGGCGGAGCCATGTGAGCGTTGCCTTCCCTCGGCCTGCAGGGGGCGCTCCGGGAAGGGGCTGGGCTCCAGAATCGGTCCGCTAGCGCCTGCGGTGTCTACACCTGTCACTGTATCGTGACAGGCAACTGTTTACATAGAAAAGTATAGTGTGATTTGAGCTGACACAAACAGCATATTTCACCGTGTGCTTCAatgtccatgtgacaaataaagctaatcttattaTCATCACGtgcacagtgaaaaacttttgcacgttatccatacagatcaattcttcAAAAGCATTTCAAAGGAAAGCAACAGCAGAATAaaatgttgcagttacagagaaagttcagtgcaggcagacaataaggtacaagggcCACGGCCAGGGAGATTGTCAAAGATTTAAgggttcatttttttttatcaaagtgtgtatccatatagaactttgaaatttgtcttctccaaatagccacaaaacaaagaaagaacacaaAAGGCATTTAGAGAGaaacatcaaccccacccccctcccGGCACAAAAAaatatcctgatcatcaacccccaaaccccctccccctgCACAAAACCCGACAGGAAAATCGGCCCTCAAAAACAACCCCTCCccgcaaaaaaaaattaatgtatcATCAACCCCTAAACACAACGCAAtggaaaagcacagaatatagaaACCAAGGGTCTGAATAAGTCCGGAAAGGTCCACGATCCATCAACGCAGAACCACGATACCACGCTATGATACCAACTGACATTCATTGAAAGGGAGGGGCACCACACGAGGCAGAGAGGCATACCCGTACCCGCTGCCACAGAGATACGCTGCTCGCAAACGCCATCTCTGGCAGCGAGCAAGAGCAAGGCAGTCGGGACTGGAACTCTTGGCCGCCTTCCCCATTCGCCTCGATGTCTCAACCTTGTCCAATGCTTTaatgtgaggtcaggagtctacCTTGCCACACTAGGGGACCGTTCAATAATAGGAGTCGTTTCttcttttttctgttttttacCTCTTTTTTTTAGGTAAGGGTATGTTACCgagggaagggttaaggggagggggagggtagatattattctATGTAATTAAATTTGAAAATTGAATTTAAAAATTTACAAAAAGAAATAGGAGCCGTACTTGAGCCTGGTGTTACGTGCTttgaagcttttgtatcttcttgccGATGGGAGAGGGAatttctggggtgggtggggtctttgattctgctggctgcCTAACTGAGATAGCGGGAAGagtagacagagtccacagaggggaggctggtttctgtgatgtgctgagctgtgtccacaactctctgcggtttCTTATGGTCACGGGCTGAATACACACGTGGACACAAGAGTCGAACTCACTGTCACGTACACAAGTCCGTGTACGCACAGGTGTATTGTGAAActttcagcagcatcacaggcacatcataAACAGCACGCACAAGAAAAAGCATCAATTAAACAGAaatcaacgttcaaagtaaatttattatctacaaccctgagattcattttcttgtgggcatacgcaATAAATCCAACATTCATAACAGAAAGACcaccccaaacaacaggaattctgcagatgctggaagttcaagcagcacacttcaaagttgctggtgaacgcagcaggccaggcagcatctctaggaagaggtgcagtcgacgtttcaggccgagacccttcgtcaggactaactgaaggaagagttagtaagagatttgaaagaccACCCCAACTTGGGCGGAAGGCAACAAATtgagcaaattcaaaaagaatAATAAGTAAgcattaaatattgagaacatgaggtgaggaGTCCTCGAAAGTTAGTCCTtgggttgtgggagcatttcaatttatgggttaagtgaagttatctcatTTGGTTCAAGAATTGGTGGTtatggggtaatgactgttcctgaacctggctcctgtaccttcttgtgCATTCTTTACAGAATTAGAATAAAAATAAGCCCAAGGTCCATGCAGACAGCCTTTTGAAGGAAATCAGTGGATCAAGCAGCTTCTGTGGGAATTGCTGATGTTTTGATTTGAAACCCTGTGTCAggactgagaatggagagggggAGGTAGCCGGCACAGggaagagaggaggtgttgtgagACAGGGCTATGGGCGACTGGAAGACCATGGAGGGGTGAAAGATGGTGGGCACGTGGTGCAATGGAGGAGAAAGGGATGAACTTGGGAGACAGTGGCAATTGGATGAGCGATGAAggcacaggagagagagagagagatagcagatgcagggaggtggcagaagggagTGTGAAGATAGCAAACAGCTGCTGGAGAGAGATAAGAAGCAACAGTAAGTGCTGTCAGCGCTGGACTTTGATATGTAAAGGGAGTGAAAGGGTCAAGTTCATGGTCAGGGCCACACATACACAGGGTACAAATGCAGCAGCATAGTGCATtacaaagacaaacaagttatatAAGCTTAGGGCAGCACGGTAGCTTCGCAGTTAGCACAATCGCTTTACAATTTCTGCTGccctctgcaaggagtttgtatgttttcctcgTAACCGTgtaggtttcttccaggtgctctggtttcctccaacagtatGGGTTAAGGTTAGTAATTGTGGGCTTTCtacattggcactggaagcacagtgacacttgcaggctgcccccagcgcatcctcgaACTGTGTTGATTGTCGATGTGAATGACCCATTTCACTTTACGTATGGTTcaatgtagatgtgacaaatagTGTCCCCTTGTGCTCTGAGGGTGTCTGGGACCAGTAGATggctggggggggtggtggtggtggtaatGAGAACATATTGCTTCAATAAACCATTCTTGATTTATTTCCAGATGTAACCATGAGGTCAAAAACTCCAGAGGACGTCACATCTCAGACTTCAACCGACACAGGTAAGACTGGTCTCGGGATTCTGGGGTCCCTTGCATCCCCCATCTCTGGGCACTGAACCACCCCACCAGCAGTGCCCCAAACCCCCCTCCTCCAAGGTCCTGACATCTACAGAGAATACCTACCTGGACAAATCCTGAACTCTTCTGACAGCAACAGGGAGGATCAGTAAGAGTGACAGGGTGGATGTAATATCATCACACAGCAGAAACACAGGCCatacagcccatctagtccacttCAACCAGTGGGCACCCAACTGTATTAATCCCATCCAGCAACACCTGGGCTGTACCCTGCTCTGCCTTGTTTAATCAAGTGTTTGCTTTCCAACAATCCCGTCCTCCTTTTCTTAAATCTGTGTCCTTCAGTTTTATTTCCCTTTGATCTGGGGAGTATTTTCCTGCAGTCTACTCTATCTATctgtgcgtggccaagtggttaggacgTTGGGCtcgtgatctgaaggttgtgggttcgagtctcagccacccagctgaaaatgctgggggttaacttcacgatagactggcgtcctatccggggggggggagtctcgtactctcagtcgcttcgcgccacagaaaccggcataaagaccggcctgatgggccacaaggctcgggacagactttaactttaacccCTCTTCTCTTTATGTACGTTGGACATGTCTTCCCTTaatctcctctgctccaggaAGAAGAGACACACCCTCTGTGATTTCTCATTGTAACTGAACAgttccatcccaggcaacatcttggtgaatTTCTTCTTTTTTAAACATTTGACCACTTGGCCCCAGtccgctctgtcattcaatctcatctcaaccccactctcctgccttctccccataaactttgatgacgccctaactaatcaagaacctatcaatccctgcttTAAGCACACCcagcaacttggcctccacagccgcctgtggcgatgaattccacagattcaccaccctctagctaaagaaattcctcctcgtccctGTTCTATAGGGATGTCGGGTGGTGATGAGGTGCATTCTTGACCCACTGCAGTCCATGAGGGGTGGGCGGATCCACAGGGAGAGAGATCCAGGGTTTTGATCCATTGACAGTGAAGAAACGAGGAAACAAgcatatatttccaagtcagtgtATCATGTGACTTGGAGGTCAGCTTCCCTGTCCTTGTCACTCCAGTTGGTAGGGGTGGTGGATTTGTTAAGTGCAGCCTCAGGAGTCTCAGTGAGCTGCAGCAGTACATACTGTAGATTGTGTTCAGAGTTTATTGAggggtcagggtcaaccatggtcATTACCTTCGggctgtctatgtgatacgcaagccagggcaatacgatacggagagcaagctgttgcctgtgcagcaggctccccctcaccATTCAAAAGAAGAGCAGAGACCgtcacagtttggcaccagtggtgtcgaaggagctgccagtcagcgttgaactcaacgtaagggctcagggactccagctcccagGCTTTCCCTTGGGGTTCACTCCCAAAGACCTCCCTATGAGTGGGtaaagctgcaaggcagcggaggtttgagatcagagttttccttctcctggatcgGCTGTCAGCTATgcctgatgagccccatctgcccaagggCATCAGTAacacacctttgccccttctcctgtagTTCAAACAGTTCTGGCAGGCTCAACCGCCCCgtgtgaaggtcaggagctgtaCTTGGTTgtcaggtgaacgcagcaggccaggccccATCTATAGGATATATatatttctcctttggctcctcccacttcctccaaactaaaggtgtagccatgggcacctgtatgggtcccagctatgcctgcctttagattagattagattatgaggacacgcagtcctcttttattgtcatttagtaatgcatgcattaagaaatgatacaatattcctccggtgtgatatcacaaaacacaggacagaccaagactgaagaactgacaaaaaacacataattataacatatagttacaacagtgcaacaatactgtcagttgatgaagaacaggccattagcacggtaaaaaagttcaaagtctctcgaaagtcccacatctcacgcagatgggagaaggaagaaaactctccctgccatgcccgacactgagtcatccgaaaacttcgagctccgacactgagcaccgagcaccgagcaccatctctgccgaacacttcgaccccagccccggccaccagcagcaggcaaagccgaggatctcggggccttccctccggagattctcgatcgcacagtagcagcggcagcgaaccaggcatttcagaagtttctccagatgttcctctgtgctctcacggctgtctccatcaaatcagaattgtccacggcccctatttaacaaatacaatatcatttcaccagagaggctgcgCACAGCGTGGCGCCGCCATCttctttgttggctttgtggaacaatccatgttccaagcctatactggtatctgtcccccacttttcctttgctaaaTTTCCCTAtcgatgctgccaggcctgctgcgttcaccagcaatttttgtgtgtgttgctagaaattccagcatctgcagatttcctcgtacttggttgtcagaggttatctGAGATGCACGCCATCATAAGGAGTATTTAATAGGCAGCGGGAGCTAATCCCCATTACCTATCTGGAtctgacaaccttaaggaaccaatggATTTAATATTGtcaaggaattcctcctcacctcagttGTAAAGTGACCAGGTTCACCAGGACACTCCTTGGGCTGGAGGGTGCgagctataaggagagggtggacaaacctgggttgttttctctggagggtAAGTGGAGACCTGGTAGAAGTTTATAAGTTATTGGAGGCATTGTCAGGATGGACAGTCAGAACCTTTTCCCTCGGGCCAGCCCAGGAGTTGGGTTGGGAGACCAAACGGAGATTTCAGACATGAGCTCAGGCAGGGTACGAGGGAAAGAGTCGCTCGCACCAGCTTCACAGACACGTGGGTACAGCTAGCGCATGGAATATGAATGAAACAAGGTGCCacaatagtgtagcagttagcacgactCTATTATAGCTCGATGCgtcctggagttcagagttcgattctggcaccatcctccctgtggaacacgtgcgttttccccgggtgctcccgtttcctcccacagtccaaaggcgtaccggatAGGTTAGTTAGTCATTTTAAATTTTCCCGCAACTAGGTTAGGATTAATCGGGTTTGTTGGAGTTAATCaagtttgtcaggggttgctggattgaaaggccagaagggttTACTCTGCCATTTATTACTaaataaagaaacaaagaaatgtggtgaagagagagaagaggaaaaaAGACGAGACTTGGGTGCAAAACAAGGTGTTCTGGAGGCCTGGATGTGAGCAATGGGGTTTCACTGGCAATCTTGTGTTTTTCTCAATAATCCGGCTGGGAATGCAGGCAGATTTGCTCCCCAAGGACTGGGAGGGGGCTGGAAATGAGGACTCACTCCCAAGCATGGGGGCAGAAGCAGGGAGGGGAGAGTATGTGAGGCCAAGATGTGGCTGGATGGCCGCAGGGGACAAAATCCAGAAGGCACCCTCCACCTCTCGATCAGGAGTTGGAGGGGAGTCACCACTGTCCCCAGGCTCTGTGCGGCCCACTATGGGCCTAAAGCCTGGGGCCTGGTTTCTGCAGGGTCCAGGAGGTGAGTTCAGGGAAGGAGTTGTGGTTGGAGAGCAGATCCTCACTAACTGGATGTACTCTTCCCCTCCCACCTACACCCCCCCCCTGTTCTCTCCACAGCCCCCTGCTCTGAAGCATGTCTGCTACCAGGATCGCGGCACGCCACCCCCGAGCTGCTGCGCCGGCTGGTGGGTTCCCGGCGCAGGCCGGCGGGCAAGGGGAAGGCACCGCGGGCGCTGTGCAAGGACGGCACCCGCTCGCTGGGTGACCTGAAGGTGTGCCGGGGCACCCGGGTGCTGGTGGCGCGCTTCCTGCAGCGCTCCAAGCGCAACCTGGCGGCGGAGCACGGCCCCGGGGACCCGGGCCCCGCAGCCGGCAAGCGGCGGCTCGACAGAGGCCGGGCGGGCAGCGGCTCCGAGCAGGTGAGCCTGGCTGGGAAACCAGGGTCGGGAGCCGGAGGGTGTTTAATAGGGTGGTGTGAAGCAGAGGTGGCGAACCCTGTGgcacacgtacaaaatgctggaagaacacggcaggtcaggctgcatctgtggatgctgctcaatccactgagtccctccagcagattgtgcgctgctccagatcccgacgtttgcagtctctcatgtcacTGTATCACAGTACActgaacaataataaaccaattagtaACACGCGAAAAAGTGCTGcaacaactcagcaggtcaggcagcatctgtggagatgaataaacagtcgacggtctgatgaagggtcccggcctgaaacgccgactgtttattcatttcctagaggctgcccgacctgctgagttcctccagcgttttgtgtgtgtttctcacggtatccagcatctgcagaatctcttctgcagtggCTCTCCTCGATTCTTTAAACCCCACCCATAATAAAAAGGTAGataatgattatctttactgcTGAGTGAAGCAGTGAATTACTCCTTTTACAACCATGACAGTTTATGACGTTTTCACAGGAACTGTGTCATGCCGGCTGATTGGTTgcagggacatttaagacacaggagcagaattaggccattcagcccatcgagtctgatccaaCATTCCATCGTCACTGATTCATTATCCTTCCCAACCCCAttttccggccttctccccgtaacccttgctGATCAAAAAcataccaacctccactttaaatgacttggcctccacagccgtacgGGGCAATGAACcacctgaagaaattcctcctcagctctgttctaaaggggtgtccttatattctgaggctgtgccctctggtcccacactcccccactattggagaTATCTtgcccatgtccactctatctaggcctttcggtatttgatgggtttcagtgagattcccccgcCCCGcttcccattcttctgaactccagtgagtacaggcccagagccatcaaatgctcctcatacattaaccctttcattccaggcatcattcttgtaaacctcctctgaccctctccaagccagcacatcctttctcggATATGGGGCGTGAAACTCCTCGCAATACTGCACAATCATCAGTAGACGATTCCCAGTGTGTGCCTCTCTCCTGaggtttgattaaacattctgaaATACTCACAGACATGGTGTACGATCAGTATACATTAACATTACTATTGAGAAAGTATGCTAGATTTCAATTGTTCCTGTCAAAGTAATGCTGATAATTTTTGAATCATTTTTCTAAACTGCTTCAATTATttaaaggaagaggtacagtcgacttttcgggccgggcccccttctctttctccccaggcttcccatcccatgatcctctcccttctccagttcttagatccacccctcccctctcgtcttctcctatcatttcagatctccccctcccactttcaaatctcttactatctcttctttcagttagccctgacgaagggtctcggcctgaaacatcgactgtacctcttcccatagatgctgcctggcttcaccagcattttttgtgtgtgttgtttgaatttccagcatctgcagatttcctcgtgaatgCGTCAATTATTTAAATCTGTCTCTGTTACACTTTTATTAACAGTGAAACAATGAATTAATGTAAATAAGCAACAAGACTCATCCTTTTTCATTAAAAATGTCCATAATTATTGctactaattcattaatcaatgatatATAGATACATTATTGATTACAAAGAaagttacagtgtcacagtagcattacaagtacacagtttatacaaatattagaagagaattaagaaagaataaaaaataagttacctgaAACAGCCACTTCCTCGGCTATAAGGCTGACTCACTATatagcctaatggccgagggtaagaatgacttcaCGTGGTACagtttggagcagtgcagttgctttagtctattactaaaagtgctccttcagccaaggtggcatgcagagggtgagaaatactgtccagaattgccaggattttccatagggtcctttgttctatcacagcctccGGTGTGTCCAatctgactcctataacagagccaacctttctatcagtttattgagcctgttggcctcacccgtgttgatgccattgccccagcacacaccACAAAgcagattgtactggcaacaacacccgtgttgatgccattaccCCAGCACACACCACAAAgcagattgtactggcgacacacccgtgttgatgccattgccccagcacacaccACAAAgcagattgtactggcgacaacagatcAACAATGATGATCGTTGCTGAAAATTACCGTGGCGCACGAGAGAATTTGATAGATTATCGTCAACTTGGGCGCACAATCTTAAAAGGCTTCGCCACCCCTGGTGTCTGTCCCTGgaactgtgtgatgggatggtgtagggggagtttcactctgtgtctgaccccgggagtgtgtgatgggatggtgcagagggagcttcactctgtgtctgaccccgggagtgtgtgatgggacggtgtagagggagtttcactctgtgtctgaccccgggagtgtgtgatgggacggtgtagagggagtttcactctgtgtctgaccccgggagtgtgtgatgggacggtgcagagggagcttcactctgtgtctgactccgggagtgtgtgatgggacggtgtagagggagcttcactctgtgtctgaccccgggagtgtgtgatgagacagtgtagggggagcttcactctgtgtctgaccccgggagtgtgtgatgggacagtgtggagggactttcactctgtgtctgaccccgggagtgtgtgatgggacagtgtggagggagcttcactctgtgtctgaccctgggagtgtgtgatcggacggtgtggagggaacttcactctgtgtctgaccccgggagtatgtgatgggacagtgtggagggagcttcactctgtgtctgaccccaggagtgtgtgatgggacaatgtagagggagcttcactctgtgtctgaccccgggagtgtgtgatgg encodes the following:
- the LOC140212045 gene encoding protein ENTREP3-like, with translation MPMSSDSLPSLSPAVSRSLSRLGEQRARTQLLLALGVTQIALGSMIVAVSFAALAITNSAKIRHSCPFWAGFAVLLAGLIGVISWKRPLSLVVTFFTLLSVVCVMLSLAGSILSCQNAQTVKALEACQMIGFKREGLCMCCDRVTHRERPKLCGALGELLKLHHFQDCKTVRMALKDLLFSVCGLSILSTIICTLSTVICCIQMFAVDVLHILVPQRPRSLNPECPSPQENFLRNISDPDEFVPPVPPPPYYPPEYTCSSETDAQSITYNGSMGSPVPLYPSDFPPPYETVIRHGTTSQTTDFDHQLTEISNSSFCEQILSTAFSGEGSIDSGSLMMSEIIDIPDDSSCSEDSCLMGVGGLRPAPGMGTNPCPVSASPCGRSRRSFSCSTPQHHSPGLGPPSDQDGLTRSCLRLETAGSPAPNEDRLRERPDAHGLGVADASPAARRRRHSEQSRPPTPAASLQSTRVTRSNSDPGIFVPGDADVTMRSKTPEDVTSQTSTDTAPCSEACLLPGSRHATPELLRRLVGSRRRPAGKGKAPRALCKDGTRSLGDLKVCRGTRVLVARFLQRSKRNLAAEHGPGDPGPAAGKRRLDRGRAGSGSEQVFRSLGIASGRQHLMHQESLHLQSCGDINSSASSMHRLFSAGALEGSRPHSLIGVYRETVL